TGTCCGCCTCTCCCCGTCCCTCTCCTCGACCTAACCCCTTCGCCCCTTCCCTCGAGGGAAGGGGTTGGGGTTGGGTTCGTAATACCACCGCCTTCGCCACGCTCTGCCCGGCTCCAATGTTTACGCTTATTTCCCCGTCCTGGTAGCCGGTCTTTTCCACTTTAACGGAGTATGTTCCCGGCTCCAAGCCCGTTACCGAGCAGGGGGTGTTTCCCCGGGGTGTGCCGTCCACCGTTACGCTGGCCCCGCCTGGTGTGCTGGTAATCACAATGCTGCCGGGCTTGGGGGTCAGCTGGGCATTCAGGCTGTTGCCGTCCCCGCTTTCTATGGTCATCTCCACTTCGTAGGCCTGGTAGCCCGCTTTGGTAACTTTTATTTTGTGCGCCCCTATGCCCAGCCCAGATACACTTAAACCTGTGGAACCTGTTAAACCTTTTGAAACCCCATCTATGAATACACTGGCGTTAGCTGGCTCCGAAGTTATGCTTAACGACCCGTATTCCTTTGTCAAAACAGCGCTGACCGTGGTGGTAATATTTTTAGCGACCGTTACGGTCTTGCTAAAACTGCTGTAGCCGTCCTTGGCGATGATAACCTGATGCTCGCCGGCCTCGATTTTTGACAACTGCCCCGGGGTTGTTCCCACATCCGCCCCGTCTAAGAATATCTTTGCGCCCGGCGGCGTGGAGCGTATGACCAAACCTCCGTAATCCACGCTCAGCGGGGCTATGGCCTGCGCCACGGCCGTGGGCTTCCATTTGCTGAACTCGGCGGCCGCCTCCTTCATGGCTCCAAGCAATTTTGAGCCATCGGCGTAGCTTCGCGAAAACGGCATGTCCAACCGCGAGGTTTTTACGTCCACCATTTGCAATTCAACCGAGTACACGCCGCTTACCTTACCTATGCTGCCGCCGATCATCTTCTGCACGCCCAACAGTTGGCCGACCTCGACCAGGCATGAACTCTGGTCACAGGCGCCGGTTTGCTGGAACCCCTGCTCTTTGAGAATATAATCGCGCTGGGCAATGTCCAGAACCTCGTAAGCCTTGATTGCCGCCAGCTCGTTTAGCAATTTTTTGGTCAGCTGCTCGCCCTCGGCTTCCGACAGACCGCTGGTGATCTTCAGGTCGGTCACCGAAACGGTCAGCTTTTGGGCCTGCACCGGTAGGACTATGGCCAAAGCCATAATGGCGGCCATCATGACAATGCGCATTTTATTTTGCATAACCTCTCCCGATTTTTTATAATTTATTTTCGCATCCTTTCGTGTTTTTCGTGGGCAAGTTATTCCCCCTCGTCCCGCATTTCATAGGCCTTGCGCAAATGCGGTATGGTGATGGACCCTCCCACCACCAGCGAGACATTCATGATCTCATCAAACTCCGCCTGGGTCACCCCCATCTTTTTGCACTGCAGCACATGGTAGCTGATGCAGTCGTTGCAGCCCCGCCATGACGGGGCACAGCCCCAGCATTTCCTTGGTCTTGCCCGGCAGGGCTCCGTCCTGGTAGGCCGCGGTGTCCAGGTTGAAGAACCGCTTGATGCCGGCATTCTCAGCCGCCAGTATCCGGTCGTTCATCTTGGAACGGTAAGCTTTGAATTCTTTAATTTTATCAGGCATGACTGCTCCGGTTAAATAGTCAAACTATTTTGGCGGTTTCCCTTGGGAAAAATCAAATTTTTCCCAGCCCAAATCTTGTTTTTCTTGCCCCAAATCTTATTTGGGCTTCCCCAAAGAAGATTTTACCTGGCCCAGGAGCCTTTTGGACTGGCCCAAAGAACATTTTACCAAGCCCAAATTGTATTTTTCCCAGCCCAAAACATATTTGGGCTTCCCCAAATAAGATTTTACCTGGGCCAAAGACTTGCCGGAGCAGCCCAAAGATTGTCTTTCCCTGTCCAGATACCTGCCAGTTATGCCAACCGCTTACGTTGATATTATTGCTGCCCCGTGCTTGCGCGCCTGCCTATGCCGTAACTACGCCCGGCATAATAGCATGGCTTCGTGCAGGCAGGCCGTAGTCAGCTTCAGCACGGCGCAGGTATACGTCGAAGCTTTTGCTTAGGCTGCATGCTTGTCTATCCTTGGGGGCCGCAACTACCGCGAAGGCATCAGAGCGGTGGCGCAAGACCCTGCCACCTTCTCCAAAACTTCATTAGTTACTCTATCAAACTCATTCCCGGTCCCCTTCTCTTGGCCAGAGAAGGGGTTCAAGGCTTGCGCTGAGCAGAGCCGAAGTGGGTTGAGTTACTTCTAGTTTCTAAACTCATCCCCTCGCCTGCGTCTATAAGCAAATGACTTTGGCGAACAGGCCGTCCCCTTCTCTTATTTATTTTCCAATTTATCCGACGAAGCATTTTTGCATAGTCGGAGAGAAGGGGAGTAAGCTTGCACTGAGCTAAGCCGAAGTGGGGTTGAGTTTTTTTCAGTCGGCAGTGGTTCCCTACTCGCACTGGCAGTACTTGGGCACATTGTTCATTATCTCGTCGAAGGCCACCTCGGCCTGCTCGTGTTTGTCCATGTCCTTCAGCGTCACTACGCCCTTCTTGATCTCGTCCTCGCCGATCAGGGCCACGTAGCGGGCGTTAAGCCTTCCGGCCTCGCGCAGCTGGGCCTTTAAACTGCGGCCCAGAAGTTCCTGCTCGCAGATCAAGCCCTTTTGCCGCAACCGGGAGCAAAGCAGGTTCCCCTTCTTTACCGCCTCATCCCCCAAAGTGGCAATGTAGACATCCGGCCTTTTCTCCTGCGGCAGATTTGCGCCCTGATTCTTCAGCGCCAGAAGGTATCGTTCCAGACCGGAGGCAAATCCCACCCCCGGAGCCTTATCTCCGCCCAATTCTTCGACCAGGCCGTCATAACGGCCGCCTCCGCCCAAGGCGTCCTGCGCCCCCAAATGGGCTGACGCGACCTCAAAAACTGTGCGAGTGTAATAATCAAGTCCCCGTACCAAGGTATTATCAATCACGAAGGGAATGTCCAGATCGCCCAGCAGCGACCGAACTTTCTCGAAATGTGCCGCACAGGCCGGGCACAGATTGGCGATGGCGGCAGGCGCGTCAAGAACTTTTTCACGGTCGATCTTGCAGTCCAGTATCCTTAAGGGATTCCGGTTGATGCGGTCTTTACAGTTATCGCAAAGCCCGCCAAGCTTCGGCTTGAAATGCGCGACCAGCTTCTCCCGGTAGGCGGGGTGGCAGGTCCGGCAGCCGACGGAGTTGAGCCGCAGCTTCAGGCCTGATAACCCGAGCTTCTGCAAGACGGAAAAAAGCACCGAGATTGCCTCGATGTCGGCCACCGGGCTGTCCGGGCCGACGATCTCCACCCCGAACTGGGTGTGCTGGCGCATCCGGCCGGCCTGGGGCCGCTCGTAGCGGAACATGGGGGCCAGGTAGAACACCTTGACATAGGGTTGTTCTTTCAAGGAATTATGCTCGATCAGCGCCCTTAAGACCGGCGGCGTCCCTTCGGGCCGCAGGGTGATGGAGCGTTGCCCCTTGTCGGTGAAGGTGTACATCTCCTTCTGGACGATGTCGGTGGCGTCCCCGGTGCCCTTGACGAACAGCGCGGTGTTTTCAAAAACCGGAGTGCGTATTTCCTTGAAGCCATATAGCCGGGCCTGTTCCCGGATCACCGATTCTATGTGCTGCCAGAGATGGGCCTGGTCCGGCATCACGTCGTAGGTGCCTTTGCTGGCTTGAAATTTCATTGGTCTTCATCCTTGTTCTTATACCGCAGTTTGGAAAGCCCGGCGCCAGCCGCAAAACCTATTGCGTCCATGGAAAAATCCAAAAACGAAACTGTCCGCCCCGGTATCCATCTTTCATGATACTCGTCAATGGCGGCCAGCCCCAATCCCAGAACCAGCAGGACAGCCCATAGTCCCTTGTGCCGGTAGTCGGACATAAAGACCGCCCGGGCCGCCAGCACTGCCAGCGCCAGATAGGCCGCGAGGTGGAATATCGGGTCGGCGTGGGAATACTCGGACGGGGTCCTTAAATTGGGAATGGAGGTGGCGGTGACCATCAAAACCAGCCAGGCTGCTACCGGCCCCCAGATGATTATTTTCTTCCGCATTATGTTCTTATTCCACCTGGCTGAATATCTTCAGCGCTTCTTCGGCGCCGGCCGCATGGACTAACTGTTCCCGTACCTGATCCCGGTTCAAAAGGCGGGAGACCAGGGCCAGGGCCTTGACATGGTCGGCTATGAAATTCTGGGGGGTGGCCACGAAGAAGAAGATCTGCACCGGCTGGTCGTCCAGCGACCCAAAGTCCACCGGCTGCCGGCTGATGCCGAAGGCCCCGGCCATTTTCTTCAGTTCCTTGGTGCGTCCGTGGGGAATGGCCACGCCCTTGCCGATCCCGGTGGACATCAGTCCCTCCCGCTCCATGGCCGAACGGAGCAATTCCGGCTGATTCTCGATCAAACCGGCCCCGGCCATCAAACTCACCAGTTCCGAGATGATCTCTTCCTTGGTGGTCCCGTTCAGCGGGATTTTGACGCAATTCAAATCTAAAATTTCGTTGATCTTCATTTTACCGCCTTATATTGTTAATTGCTTTTTTAACATATCCGCGGCAAGGCCTCTCCCTCTAACATCATCAACGGCCGCCTGCTTCCCAGAAAAGTTGTCAAAAGAACCTGCGGTTTGCCGGGTTCAACTTTTCCAATGATCTCCGCCTCCCTGCCCAGCGGGTCCTGGTGCAAGGCCTTCAATATCTTTCCCGAGTCTTCTTCGGGGACGACAGCTATCAGCTTGCCCTCGTTGGCCACATACAGCGGGTCCAGGCCCAGCATCTCGCAGGCGCCCTTCACTTCGGGCTTGATCGGTATTTTTTCTTCCTCGATGGTGATGGTCACTTTTGACTGTCCGGCGATCTCATTCAGAGTGGTGGCCAACCCGCCCCGGGTCGGGTCACGAAAAACCTTGACCAGACCGGCTTTCCGTATGGCGCTAACCAGGCTGCCCAACGGAGCCGCGTCGCTTAAAAGGTTGCCGCTTAGGCCAAAATTATTTCTGGCGTTGATCACTGCCGCCCCGTGGTCGCCAATCGTCCCGCTGATGATGACGACATCTTCCGGCGTTGCCAAAGAGCCGGAGACATTTACGCCCTCCGGGATCAATCCCACCCCTGATGTATTGATGAACAGACCGTCACAGGCGCCTTTGTCCACTACTTTGGTGTCCCCGGTGACTATGAACACACCCGCCTCTTTTGCCGCCAGTGCCATGGAATCAACCACCTTCTCCAACGTCTCAAGCGGAAATCCTTCTTCGATGATGAAGCCTACGGAGAGATACAACGGTTTGGCCCCCTTCATGGCCAGGTCGTTGACCGTGCCGCAGACCGCCAGCCGCCCGATGTCCCCGCCGGGAAAGAACAGGGGTTTTACGACATAAGAGTCCGTGGTAAACGCCATTCTGCTTTCTGCCTTTTGCATTCTGAACTCGGCAGAGTCGTCCCCCTGGTTGAGCATCGGGTTGGAGAACCTCGTCTTGAAGACCTTTTCTATCAGTTCGTGGGACAAACGCCCTCCCGAGCCGTGGGCTAAAAGTATTTTATCGTTGTTTGGCAATGTTTTTATTTTCTATTTTTGGTTTTTAATTTTCCGTGCCGTACTTGTACCAGGCGGCGCAGGCCCCTTCGGAAGACACCATGCACGGCCCCACCGGGCTTTCCGACGTGCACTTTTTCCCGAACATGGGGCATTCATCCGGCTGATGCAATCCCATCATCACCTGGCCGCACAGACATCCTTCCGGCTCTTTGGCAGGCTCCACCTTGATGTCAAAGCGTTTTGCGGCGTCGAATGACCTGTATTCTTCCCGGAAGCAAAGCCCGGTCTCCGGGATGCTGCCAATGGCCCGCCATTCGGCGGTGCAGGGCTGCATTACCTTCTCCAGCATGGCCAAAGCGTGGGGATTCCCGGCATCGGGCACTCCGCGCCGGTATTCGGTCTGCACGCTAAATTCCTGGTTGTCTTTTTTATGAGTTTTGATCTGCTGCAACAGCATCGCAATTGATTCCAGGATGTCCAGCGGCTCGAACCCGGCGATGACGCAGGGGATCTGATATTGGGCCGGTATGAACTGGTAAGGCTGGCTGCCGATGATGGCCGAGACATGGCCCGGGCAGAGGAACCCGTCGATCTTTGTTTTGCCCGATTCCAGTATCGCCTTCAGGGCATTAGGCACGGTCTTGAAGGCCGGGTAAACCGAAAAATTATCAATGCCTTTCTCTTTTGCCTCCAACACCGTGGCGATGATGGTGGGCGAAGTGGTCTCGAAGCCCACTCCGGCGAAGACTACCTGTTTCCGGCGGTTCTCGGCAGCGATCTGCAGGGCATCCAGCGGGGAATACAGGATCCTGACATCGGCCCCTTGGGACTTGGCCTCCCGCAGGCTGCTGCGCGAGCCCGGCACCCGGACCATATCGCCGAAAGTAGCGAAGATCACGTCCTTCAGCCCGGCCATGGCGATCATCCGGTCGATGTCGTAAAGAGAAGTGACGCAGACCGGACAGCCCGGCCCGGACAGAAGCTTTATTGACTTGGGTATCAGGCCCCTGATGCCGAACTGGGAGATGGCCATGGTATGGGTGCCGCAAACCTCCATCAAGGCTGCCGGCCCGTCGCACAGGGCCTCGATCCTCTTAACCAACTTTGCGGCCACGGCCGGATCGCGGAATTTATCGAGATCTATCATTGTGATGCCCGTCAGGATATGGTGATGCCGGTATCTTCCAGCAGTTTGTATGTTTCCTCGGCCTCCTGGAGGTCTATCCGTTGGATGGCAAACCCGGCGTGAATCAACACGAACTCGCCCACGGTAGCGTCAGGCAACAGCTGCAAGCCTATCTTGCGTTTCAATCCCCGGATGTCCACTTCGGCCTTGTTTCCCTCGATGGCCTCTATTTTGGCTGGTATGGCTAAACACATGTTAGGTAACTAATAAATGGTTAATTGGAAATTGGCTAAGTTAGTTTTGCTCGGTTTAAATAACTGATATATCCATTAAGCAACCGGGCTGCAGTATCTCTAAGGGCTTCACCTTTTGAATATTCCTCACCGGTAATATATTTTTCATCTGAGCAGGTTATGAAATGGTCTTTTACCTCAGAGAGAGAGATCCTCTGGACTGCCGGCAATATTGTATATTTTGGTGATATCTTCCGTAGCCTTCAGCGATATTTGCAGTAATTGAGACGACTGTTCTCTTGATTTGACTTACTAAACTATTTTTTCTGAGACGGGTAATTGATTTGCGATAAGGTAAGCATATTTGCGTACATCTCTGGCGGCTTTCCAAGCAGTTAAAGGGTTCAAAGGACTTTACTTTCTTCACTTGGCTTTCATCCATTTTCCCACCATTTACCTATTTGTCCATTTACCCATTTATTTTACCCGATAAAACTTGTCCCAAAGCTATGCCGCCGTCATTCGCTGGAACTTGCCTGTGGATGAGAACCTGGTAATCTTTTTGTAACAACCCTTGGCGGACAAGGTTCAACAGGTGCCTGTTCTGGAACACCCCCCCGGAAAGAGCCACTGTTTTTATACCTGATTTTAACCTTAAATTATCGCACATTGACAGGGTAAAGTCAACAATTGTATTGTGGAATTTGGCCGCGCAAACGCCGGCATTTGCGCCATTATCAACATCACCTGTCAACTGCTGCCACATCTTCTTCAAGGTTATTAGACACTGACCGTTTTGTTCAATCACATCATACTCATACCTGCCACTAATCCCTAAAGCAAGGCAATTCTCCAGAGCTATGGCCGCCTGGGCCTCAAAGGTAATCATACGGCAAACGCCCAGCAGGGCGCTGACCGCGTCGAACATGCGTCCCAGGCTGGAGGTCCAAGCCAGATTGAAACCGCTGTCCAGCTGCTTAGAGATCACCTCCAACTCCGGCTGGTATTCTTTGGGAAGAAGGTTGATCGGCAGTTCGTGCAAAAGATATTTGCTGTAGGCGGCAGCGATCCGATAAGGCTTTTTAATGGAGGCCTCCCCGCCCGGCAGGGGAAGGTATTCCAAATGCCCGGCTCTTTCAATCTTCTTGCCGTCGAATACAAAGAACTCGCCGCCCCAGATCTTTCCGTCCTCGCCGTAGCCGGTGCCGTCAAAGGTTACCCCGATGGCCGGGACCACTTTGCCGTTATCGGCCATGACGCTTAAGATATGAGCCTTATGATGCTGGACCGCGCGCAGAGCCACGTCGGATTGTTCCTTGGCCCAGCGGGTGCTTAGGTAATCGGGATGCAGGTCGTGAACGATGGTTTCCGGCTTTATCCTGAACCATTTCTGGTATTTTTTGATCATCTCCGCGAAGAAATCCAGGGTGGCCAGGTTGTCCATCTCGCCGATATATTGGCTGGCATAGGCCTTATTTCCCGAGGCCAGGCAGAAAACGTTCTTCATCTCTCCGCCCACCGCCAGGGTTGGCGACACCGAGAACGGCAGGTTAATGGGATTGGGGGCGTAGCCCCGGGAATGGCGTACAATCTGTACAATCGGGTTGGTATTATGGCTTGGCGCTTGTTCTCGGTTATTCTGCTTTCCGCTTTCTGATTTTTTATTTTTTGTATCGCTTACGAAGACTATCGCGTCGTCGTTGCGGTTTTCAATTTCCCGGTCGTTCAGCAGGAAATGATCGGCAATGCCTGCCAGTTTTTTTAAAGCCGCCTGGTCATCTATGACCACCGGCTCGTCCTGAATATTGCCCGAGGTCATCACCAGGGCTGTTAAACCAGGGTAAATTTGTTTCAATTCCCGGAACAGCAGATGATGCGCCGGCGCATAGGGCAGCATCACCCCCAGACAGTTGTTCCCCGGTGCAATCAGTTGACTGATGGTATTTGATTTTTGATTTCTGATTTTTGATTTTACCAAAAGCACTATCGGCGCCTGGCTTGATCCCAGCACTCTCTCTTCCCGCTCGCTTATCTGGCAGATACGCCGGACATCCTGCACCGACCCGCACATCAGGGCCAGCGGCTTGTCCGGCCGGTTCTTTCTGTCCCGCAGTTTTTTGACCGTCGCATCATTTCCGGCATCACAGGCCAGGTGAAATCCCCCGATGCCCTTGATGGCCAAGATATCCCCGGCCATCAGCGATTTTGCTGTTTGAACAATAGCCTCCTGTTTCCCGGCAATTTCATGGCCGTCATTATCGCACAGCCAGTACCGCGGTCCGCAAGCCGGACAGGCATTGGGCTGGGCGTGGAACCTGCGGTTTTCCGGGTCGTAATATTCCCTTTGACAATCGGAGCACATGGTAAAGTCCGCCATGGCGGTCAAAGGCCGGTCGTACGGGGTATTTTGGATGATGGAGAACCGCGGCCCGCAGTTGGTGCAGTTGATGAAGGGATACAGGTACCGCCTGTCCTTCTCATCCAGCATCTCGGCCAGACAATCGTCGCACACGGCGATATCGGGGGAGATCCGGGTCGCCCCGTCGCTGTTCAGGCTTTCCCGGATGGTGAAATCCTTATATTCCCCGGGCACGGCCGGGGAAACAATCAGGTCATCGATCAAGGCCTGGGGCGGCAGTTCGCTCTTGATACCCGTCAAAAATGGATCGCTGCTGTCGGACCGGCCCTGGACATGGATCTCCACTCCCTGACTGGAATTCAGCACCCATCCGGTCAAACCGTGTTTTTTGG
The window above is part of the candidate division TA06 bacterium genome. Proteins encoded here:
- a CDS encoding HypC/HybG/HupF family hydrogenase formation chaperone, which translates into the protein MCLAIPAKIEAIEGNKAEVDIRGLKRKIGLQLLPDATVGEFVLIHAGFAIQRIDLQEAEETYKLLEDTGITIS
- the vanZ gene encoding VanZ family protein, whose product is MRKKIIIWGPVAAWLVLMVTATSIPNLRTPSEYSHADPIFHLAAYLALAVLAARAVFMSDYRHKGLWAVLLVLGLGLAAIDEYHERWIPGRTVSFLDFSMDAIGFAAGAGLSKLRYKNKDEDQ
- a CDS encoding PTS sugar transporter subunit IIA, which encodes MKINEILDLNCVKIPLNGTTKEEIISELVSLMAGAGLIENQPELLRSAMEREGLMSTGIGKGVAIPHGRTKELKKMAGAFGISRQPVDFGSLDDQPVQIFFFVATPQNFIADHVKALALVSRLLNRDQVREQLVHAAGAEEALKIFSQVE
- a CDS encoding PEGA domain-containing protein, translated to MQNKMRIVMMAAIMALAIVLPVQAQKLTVSVTDLKITSGLSEAEGEQLTKKLLNELAAIKAYEVLDIAQRDYILKEQGFQQTGACDQSSCLVEVGQLLGVQKMIGGSIGKVSGVYSVELQMVDVKTSRLDMPFSRSYADGSKLLGAMKEAAAEFSKWKPTAVAQAIAPLSVDYGGLVIRSTPPGAKIFLDGADVGTTPGQLSKIEAGEHQVIIAKDGYSSFSKTVTVAKNITTTVSAVLTKEYGSLSITSEPANASVFIDGVSKGLTGSTGLSVSGLGIGAHKIKVTKAGYQAYEVEMTIESGDGNSLNAQLTPKPGSIVITSTPGGASVTVDGTPRGNTPCSVTGLEPGTYSVKVEKTGYQDGEISVNIGAGQSVAKAVVLRTQPQPLPSREGAKGLGRGEGRGEAD
- a CDS encoding four helix bundle protein, which codes for MDESQVKKVKSFEPFNCLESRQRCTQICLPYRKSITRLRKNSLVSQIKRTVVSITANIAEGYGRYHQNIQYCRQSRGSLSLR
- the hypE gene encoding hydrogenase expression/formation protein HypE, with the protein product MPNNDKILLAHGSGGRLSHELIEKVFKTRFSNPMLNQGDDSAEFRMQKAESRMAFTTDSYVVKPLFFPGGDIGRLAVCGTVNDLAMKGAKPLYLSVGFIIEEGFPLETLEKVVDSMALAAKEAGVFIVTGDTKVVDKGACDGLFINTSGVGLIPEGVNVSGSLATPEDVVIISGTIGDHGAAVINARNNFGLSGNLLSDAAPLGSLVSAIRKAGLVKVFRDPTRGGLATTLNEIAGQSKVTITIEEEKIPIKPEVKGACEMLGLDPLYVANEGKLIAVVPEEDSGKILKALHQDPLGREAEIIGKVEPGKPQVLLTTFLGSRRPLMMLEGEALPRIC
- the hypF gene encoding carbamoyltransferase HypF translates to MMTAIKIKINGIVQGVGFRPFIYRLAKKHGLTGWVLNSSQGVEIHVQGRSDSSDPFLTGIKSELPPQALIDDLIVSPAVPGEYKDFTIRESLNSDGATRISPDIAVCDDCLAEMLDEKDRRYLYPFINCTNCGPRFSIIQNTPYDRPLTAMADFTMCSDCQREYYDPENRRFHAQPNACPACGPRYWLCDNDGHEIAGKQEAIVQTAKSLMAGDILAIKGIGGFHLACDAGNDATVKKLRDRKNRPDKPLALMCGSVQDVRRICQISEREERVLGSSQAPIVLLVKSKIRNQKSNTISQLIAPGNNCLGVMLPYAPAHHLLFRELKQIYPGLTALVMTSGNIQDEPVVIDDQAALKKLAGIADHFLLNDREIENRNDDAIVFVSDTKNKKSESGKQNNREQAPSHNTNPIVQIVRHSRGYAPNPINLPFSVSPTLAVGGEMKNVFCLASGNKAYASQYIGEMDNLATLDFFAEMIKKYQKWFRIKPETIVHDLHPDYLSTRWAKEQSDVALRAVQHHKAHILSVMADNGKVVPAIGVTFDGTGYGEDGKIWGGEFFVFDGKKIERAGHLEYLPLPGGEASIKKPYRIAAAYSKYLLHELPINLLPKEYQPELEVISKQLDSGFNLAWTSSLGRMFDAVSALLGVCRMITFEAQAAIALENCLALGISGRYEYDVIEQNGQCLITLKKMWQQLTGDVDNGANAGVCAAKFHNTIVDFTLSMCDNLRLKSGIKTVALSGGVFQNRHLLNLVRQGLLQKDYQVLIHRQVPANDGGIALGQVLSGKING
- the hypD gene encoding hydrogenase formation protein HypD, giving the protein MIDLDKFRDPAVAAKLVKRIEALCDGPAALMEVCGTHTMAISQFGIRGLIPKSIKLLSGPGCPVCVTSLYDIDRMIAMAGLKDVIFATFGDMVRVPGSRSSLREAKSQGADVRILYSPLDALQIAAENRRKQVVFAGVGFETTSPTIIATVLEAKEKGIDNFSVYPAFKTVPNALKAILESGKTKIDGFLCPGHVSAIIGSQPYQFIPAQYQIPCVIAGFEPLDILESIAMLLQQIKTHKKDNQEFSVQTEYRRGVPDAGNPHALAMLEKVMQPCTAEWRAIGSIPETGLCFREEYRSFDAAKRFDIKVEPAKEPEGCLCGQVMMGLHQPDECPMFGKKCTSESPVGPCMVSSEGACAAWYKYGTEN
- a CDS encoding histidine--tRNA ligase; its protein translation is MKFQASKGTYDVMPDQAHLWQHIESVIREQARLYGFKEIRTPVFENTALFVKGTGDATDIVQKEMYTFTDKGQRSITLRPEGTPPVLRALIEHNSLKEQPYVKVFYLAPMFRYERPQAGRMRQHTQFGVEIVGPDSPVADIEAISVLFSVLQKLGLSGLKLRLNSVGCRTCHPAYREKLVAHFKPKLGGLCDNCKDRINRNPLRILDCKIDREKVLDAPAAIANLCPACAAHFEKVRSLLGDLDIPFVIDNTLVRGLDYYTRTVFEVASAHLGAQDALGGGGRYDGLVEELGGDKAPGVGFASGLERYLLALKNQGANLPQEKRPDVYIATLGDEAVKKGNLLCSRLRQKGLICEQELLGRSLKAQLREAGRLNARYVALIGEDEIKKGVVTLKDMDKHEQAEVAFDEIMNNVPKYCQCE